One region of Clostridiales bacterium genomic DNA includes:
- the plsX gene encoding phosphate acyltransferase PlsX: MRILVDAMSGDLAPDEIVKGAVHAQQELGAEIVLVGQRAAIEACLRNEQAKLEIIDASEVITMDDDPSTATRRKKDASMTVALNMLRDGKGDAVVSAGSTGALLTGATLIVKRIHGIRRAALAPVLPNGDAGVMLIDCGANADCTPEYLLQFAYMGSYYARTMLGIAAPRVGLLSNGTEDHKGSELQHETFPLLKAADAAGRIRFIGNVEASQVFSGDVDVVVTDGFTGNVLLKGIEGSIKYMTRQLKGIFMKNFKTKMAALAIRDEFHALKASLDPNEVGGTAMLGISKPVIKAHGSSDARAIYNAIRQAIAFVDSGIIDDITANISYMRVDKHAAKESN; the protein is encoded by the coding sequence ATGAGAATTCTTGTGGACGCAATGAGCGGTGACCTCGCTCCGGACGAGATCGTCAAGGGCGCGGTGCACGCGCAGCAGGAGCTGGGCGCGGAGATCGTGCTCGTCGGCCAGCGCGCCGCCATTGAGGCCTGCCTGCGCAATGAGCAGGCCAAGCTCGAGATCATCGACGCGAGCGAAGTCATCACCATGGACGACGACCCCAGCACAGCCACCCGCCGCAAGAAGGACGCTTCCATGACGGTCGCGCTCAATATGCTGCGCGACGGCAAGGGCGACGCGGTCGTCTCTGCCGGCAGCACCGGCGCGCTGCTCACCGGCGCTACGCTCATCGTCAAGCGCATCCACGGTATCCGCCGCGCGGCGCTGGCCCCTGTGCTGCCGAACGGCGACGCGGGCGTCATGCTCATCGACTGCGGCGCCAACGCCGACTGCACGCCGGAGTACCTGCTGCAGTTTGCCTATATGGGCAGCTATTATGCCCGCACCATGCTCGGCATCGCCGCGCCGCGCGTCGGCCTGCTCAGCAACGGCACCGAGGATCACAAGGGCTCTGAGCTCCAGCACGAGACATTCCCGCTGCTCAAGGCGGCGGACGCCGCCGGCCGCATCCGCTTTATCGGCAACGTTGAGGCGTCGCAGGTGTTCAGCGGCGATGTGGACGTCGTCGTCACGGACGGCTTTACCGGCAATGTGCTGCTCAAGGGCATCGAGGGCAGCATCAAGTACATGACGCGCCAGCTCAAGGGCATTTTCATGAAAAACTTCAAGACCAAGATGGCTGCCCTTGCCATCAGGGACGAGTTCCACGCGCTCAAGGCATCGCTTGACCCGAACGAGGTCGGCGGCACGGCCATGCTCGGCATCAGCAAGCCGGTCATCAAGGCCCACGGCTCATCTGATGCGCGCGCGATCTACAACGCCATCCGTCAGGCGATCGCCTTTGTCGATTCCGGCATCATTGACGACATCACGGCCAACATCTCCTACATGCGTGTGGACAAGCACGCGGCGAAGGAGAGCAACTGA
- the rdgB gene encoding RdgB/HAM1 family non-canonical purine NTP pyrophosphatase produces MILASNNAHKLEEFRAIFADMGIEIIPQSAAGCHFEVDETGETFEENAYLKAIAVTRATGQPAVADDSGLMVDALGGAPGVHSARYTGRHEDSDAARYTLLLHNLGDRTDRTARFVSCICCTFPNGDVLRARGTCEGSILFAPRGENGFGYDPVFQPDGYACSMAELRPEEKNAISHRGNALKILKEELRNYYADK; encoded by the coding sequence ATGATCCTTGCAAGCAACAACGCACATAAGCTCGAGGAGTTTCGCGCCATCTTTGCGGACATGGGCATCGAGATCATCCCGCAGAGCGCGGCCGGCTGCCACTTTGAGGTGGACGAGACGGGGGAGACCTTCGAGGAAAACGCCTACCTGAAGGCCATCGCCGTGACCCGCGCGACGGGGCAGCCCGCCGTCGCGGACGATTCCGGCCTTATGGTCGATGCGCTCGGCGGCGCGCCCGGCGTGCACTCGGCCCGCTATACCGGCCGGCACGAGGATTCGGACGCCGCGCGCTACACGCTCCTGCTCCATAACCTCGGCGACCGCACCGACCGCACGGCCCGGTTCGTGTCGTGCATCTGCTGCACGTTCCCGAACGGCGACGTCCTGCGCGCCCGCGGCACGTGCGAGGGCAGCATCCTGTTTGCGCCGCGCGGGGAAAACGGCTTCGGCTATGACCCCGTGTTTCAGCCGGACGGCTATGCCTGCTCCATGGCGGAGCTGCGCCCGGAAGAGAAAAACGCCATTTCCCACCGCGGGAATGCGCTCAAAATCCTGAAAGAAGAATTGAGGAACTACTATGCTGACAAGTAA
- the ftsY gene encoding signal recognition particle-docking protein FtsY: protein MGFFDKIKQGLTKTKTKMDAQLTGIFAAYEPGDEEFFEDLEETLILADTGVETTTKAIAQLRKAIELKKLRTGAEVKKEFVQILTRILKVQDTMLLLTTQPSVVLVVGVNGVGKTTTIGKLAAQLKKEGNRVLLSAADTFRAAAADQLTVWAQRAGVDIVKHEEGSDPAAVVFDSIQAAKARGTDVVIIDTAGRLHNKTNLMNELNKITRVIRRELPEADIETLMVLDATTGQNGLIQAKQFLDTADLTGIVLTKLDGTAKGGIVFAIANDLQLPVKYVGVGEQIDDLLEFKPAEFVEALLS from the coding sequence ATGGGATTTTTTGATAAGATCAAACAGGGCCTGACCAAGACCAAGACGAAGATGGACGCCCAGCTGACCGGCATTTTTGCCGCCTATGAGCCGGGGGACGAGGAATTTTTCGAGGACCTTGAGGAGACGCTCATCCTCGCCGACACCGGCGTGGAGACGACGACCAAGGCCATCGCGCAGCTGCGCAAGGCCATCGAGCTCAAGAAGCTGCGCACCGGCGCGGAGGTGAAAAAGGAGTTCGTGCAGATCCTCACGCGCATCCTCAAAGTGCAGGACACCATGCTCTTGCTCACGACGCAGCCGTCGGTCGTGCTCGTCGTCGGTGTTAACGGCGTCGGCAAGACGACGACGATCGGCAAGCTTGCCGCCCAGCTCAAGAAAGAAGGCAACCGCGTTCTGCTCTCGGCGGCGGACACGTTCCGCGCCGCGGCGGCCGACCAGCTCACCGTCTGGGCGCAGCGCGCGGGCGTGGACATCGTCAAACACGAGGAGGGATCCGATCCCGCCGCCGTGGTGTTCGACTCCATTCAGGCGGCGAAGGCCCGCGGCACGGACGTTGTCATCATCGACACCGCCGGCCGCCTGCACAACAAAACAAACCTCATGAACGAGCTCAATAAGATCACCCGCGTCATCCGCCGCGAGCTGCCGGAGGCCGATATCGAAACGCTCATGGTGCTCGATGCCACGACCGGCCAGAACGGCCTCATCCAGGCCAAGCAGTTTCTCGACACGGCCGACCTCACCGGCATCGTGCTCACAAAGCTCGACGGTACGGCTAAGGGCGGCATCGTCTTTGCCATCGCAAACGACCTGCAGCTGCCGGTGAAATATGTCGGCGTTGGCGAGCAGATCGACGATCTGCTCGAGTTCAAGCCCGCGGAATTTGTGGAGGCGCTGCTGTCATGA
- the nadD gene encoding nicotinate (nicotinamide) nucleotide adenylyltransferase: MKICIYGGSFNPPHLGHTAALRAVRAAIRPDLTLVIPDRIPPHKELTAGSPEPAERLLMTMMAFAGEPGVEVSDMELHRSGKSYTADTVRELSACNPDAELYLVIGTDMLTTFEQWHDFRYLLAQVTLVALARTGDEHAEVERFSAYLRGTYDARVIALPAEPVPVTSTAVRALLPRRRGSEYLAPNVYAHIIQQRLYGAKPDLNWLREQAYPMLKPRRISHVWGCEHEARHLAERWGCDPDAAAEAGILHDCTKKLELSDQLLLSDKYGIINDTVETANTKLLHAKTGAAVARDRFGVPLEIENAIRWHTTGKPDMTTLEKVLYMADYIEPSRDFDGVDELRRLAYTDLDAAMVLGLKMSLEDLKAGGITPHENTVQALNWYQGREKEYEKTTE; encoded by the coding sequence ATGAAGATCTGCATCTATGGCGGCAGCTTCAACCCGCCGCATCTGGGACATACGGCCGCGCTGCGCGCGGTGCGCGCGGCCATCCGGCCGGATCTGACGCTCGTCATTCCGGATCGCATCCCGCCGCACAAGGAGCTCACGGCGGGCAGCCCGGAGCCGGCGGAGCGCCTGCTCATGACGATGATGGCCTTCGCAGGCGAGCCGGGCGTGGAGGTCTCTGACATGGAGCTGCACCGCTCCGGCAAGAGCTACACGGCCGACACCGTGCGCGAGCTGAGCGCGTGCAATCCGGACGCGGAGCTGTATCTCGTCATCGGCACGGATATGCTCACGACGTTTGAGCAGTGGCACGATTTTCGGTATCTGCTCGCTCAGGTGACGCTCGTCGCGCTCGCCCGCACGGGCGATGAGCATGCGGAGGTCGAGCGCTTCAGCGCCTACCTGCGCGGGACGTATGACGCGCGCGTCATCGCCCTGCCGGCCGAGCCGGTCCCGGTCACGAGCACGGCCGTTCGTGCGCTGCTGCCGCGGCGGCGGGGCAGCGAGTACCTCGCGCCGAATGTGTATGCGCACATCATCCAGCAGCGGCTCTACGGCGCAAAGCCCGATCTCAACTGGCTGCGCGAGCAGGCTTACCCCATGCTCAAGCCGCGGCGTATCTCCCATGTCTGGGGCTGCGAGCACGAGGCGCGCCACCTCGCCGAGCGCTGGGGCTGCGATCCGGATGCTGCCGCAGAGGCCGGAATTTTGCACGATTGCACGAAAAAATTAGAGCTATCTGACCAATTGCTATTGTCTGATAAATATGGTATCATAAACGATACGGTCGAAACGGCCAACACCAAGCTCCTGCACGCCAAAACCGGCGCTGCCGTGGCCAGGGATCGTTTCGGCGTACCACTTGAGATAGAAAATGCCATCCGCTGGCACACGACCGGCAAGCCCGATATGACCACGCTCGAAAAGGTCCTGTATATGGCCGACTATATCGAGCCGTCGCGGGATTTTGACGGCGTGGACGAGCTGCGGCGGCTCGCTTACACCGATCTGGATGCGGCCATGGTGCTCGGGCTGAAGATGAGCCTGGAGGATCTGAAGGCCGGCGGCATCACGCCGCACGAGAACACGGTGCAGGCATTAAACTGGTATCAGGGCAGGGAAAAAGAATATGAAAAGACGACAGAGTGA
- a CDS encoding LCP family protein, which translates to MKRRQSDDRYPGDYGGYDDQGYDRYDGGYDDSYDDGSGFQDDPFSEASAAVNHRVQAQQSQAKRKKKKKVRITVIVVVVLALLIGEFAILMNHWVSPPSLSDGDSDDVSVSTDGRKKGCYTFLIAGKDRAAGLTDTVLVGMLDTENQSLKFVSIPRDTAVNVSYKPKKMNQYYAAAENNGRDGVEALIGGAEQILGYRVDSYALFDVEVFVELIDAMGGIDFDVPVDMDYDDPGQDLSIHVQKGYQHLNGYQTMGVFRFRNTYANGDIGRIDVQHQLLKAMTSQFLKLHNIPNLNKLIDIYEKDVTTNLSAGNVMFYVKEFLKLDESAISFETIPANYSGTKNGMSYVFIHVDEWLDYLNTWLNPYTKEITSADVDILYESNGQVVATSGTVQGPNKW; encoded by the coding sequence ATGAAAAGACGACAGAGTGACGATCGCTATCCGGGCGATTACGGCGGATATGACGATCAGGGTTACGACCGTTACGACGGCGGCTATGACGATTCCTACGACGACGGCAGCGGCTTTCAGGACGACCCGTTTTCCGAGGCATCTGCGGCGGTGAACCACCGCGTGCAGGCGCAGCAGTCGCAGGCAAAGCGCAAGAAAAAGAAAAAAGTGCGCATCACGGTCATCGTGGTCGTGGTGCTGGCGCTCCTCATCGGCGAGTTTGCGATCCTGATGAACCACTGGGTCAGCCCGCCGAGCCTGAGCGACGGCGATTCGGACGATGTGAGCGTCAGCACAGACGGCCGCAAGAAAGGGTGCTACACGTTCCTCATCGCCGGCAAGGACCGCGCGGCCGGCCTGACGGACACCGTACTTGTCGGTATGCTCGACACGGAGAATCAGTCTCTGAAGTTTGTCAGCATCCCGCGCGATACGGCCGTGAACGTGTCCTACAAGCCCAAGAAGATGAACCAGTACTATGCCGCGGCCGAAAACAACGGCAGGGACGGCGTGGAGGCGCTCATCGGCGGCGCGGAGCAGATTCTCGGCTACCGGGTCGACAGTTATGCGCTCTTTGACGTGGAGGTGTTCGTCGAGCTCATTGACGCCATGGGCGGCATTGATTTTGACGTCCCGGTCGATATGGACTATGACGACCCCGGTCAGGATCTGAGCATCCATGTCCAGAAGGGCTATCAGCACCTCAACGGCTATCAGACCATGGGCGTGTTCCGCTTCCGCAACACGTATGCCAACGGCGATATCGGCCGCATCGACGTGCAGCACCAGTTGCTTAAGGCCATGACGAGCCAGTTTTTGAAGCTGCACAACATCCCAAATCTCAACAAACTCATTGACATCTATGAAAAGGATGTCACCACAAACCTGTCGGCAGGCAATGTGATGTTCTATGTCAAGGAGTTTTTGAAGCTCGATGAGAGCGCCATCTCGTTTGAGACGATTCCCGCCAATTACAGTGGCACCAAAAACGGTATGTCCTACGTGTTCATCCACGTGGACGAGTGGCTGGATTATCTCAACACCTGGCTCAACCCCTATACGAAGGAGATCACGTCCGCGGATGTGGACATTCTCTATGAATCCAATGGGCAGGTCGTGGCCACTTCCGGCACGGTTCAGGGCCCAAACAAATGGTAA
- the smc gene encoding chromosome segregation protein SMC — protein MYLKALEIQGFKSFPDKTRLNFDQEITAIVGPNGSGKSNISDAILWVMGEQRTKTLRGGKMEDVIFGGTEKRSPMGFAQVSLILDNSTGIFDTENTEVMITRRYYRSGESEYYINREACRLRDINELLMDTGLGRDGYSIIGQGRIAEIVSGKSNERREIFEEAAGISRYRYRKEESERKLARTEENLLRINDKVDELELQVEPLRKQAETAKKYLRLRDELKSAEVSVWMETLDRLHAQAETVNRDYQTAKENLAGAQRELEQLYAASENIAQKMREKDLESERTREQISEAESAAAECESAAAVVRTNLQNSADSIARLRVEVSEQTDRADALQAQIDAQQRRLQEIEAEKAQHAQEIQSVLAEIDRNAASSGEAERAYTELLAKESAQSSALAECRTRITLLADKSQELLDQENAVATAAAEAAEHLAALETQQQEKQTAQQQARTACDALRAEQREKAQRLSACEQALTRQQERLSGLTVDLRSTESRIRMLTEMEKDFEGYNRAVKAVMHAAEKGTLRGVRGPVANLIKTGDRYALAIETALGAAAQNIVVDTQSCGAQAIELLRRRETGRATFLPLDTIRPMHLNSVPDQEPGYVGVADTLVTCAAAYRNIVSNLLGRTVVAETMKDAIAISRRYDHRYRIVTLDGQLVNAGGSLTGGSAAKGSGILSRANELKRLRAALDTLTLEKKQCEAELEDAQTALDAAHAQLDTVQAQLEQAVETLHKAESEAAQVALLKNAAQETIAGQNASIDACRAQQKANQDRIAAARADALSAEQALAALRAERDRSELGRGAFDRRRQELADQLAGLRAESASLDAERETITRTTQQIHDLFEEMTGDRTARLAQIEQAEAGTQQLQQTLQMHERRLAELRQRAETLRSDLAACSSRKLELEGQRTRTDRDAQARNRDLLDMQGLVSRFEQKKLSADMEEKQILDKLWDNYELSRTAAEALRQPIENMTKANRQIAELRRNIGALGTPNLGAIDEFTRVNTRYTFLTGQRDDILKAKRELTGIIADVTGEMEGIFTTQFQAIDQAFRQTFLELFGGGKAALVLEDPEHVLDSGIEIKVQPPGKALSTLSLMSGGEMAFVAIALYFAILKVRPTPFCVMDEIEAALDEANVTRYVQYMRRLAKNTQFLVITHRRGTMEEADHLFGVTMQEKGVSRVIELSLDEAAKTIS, from the coding sequence GTGTACTTAAAAGCATTGGAGATCCAGGGCTTCAAGTCCTTCCCGGACAAGACGCGCCTGAATTTTGACCAGGAGATCACGGCGATTGTCGGCCCGAACGGGAGCGGCAAGTCGAACATATCGGACGCCATCCTGTGGGTCATGGGCGAGCAGCGCACGAAAACGCTGCGCGGCGGCAAGATGGAGGATGTCATCTTCGGCGGCACGGAAAAGCGCAGCCCCATGGGCTTTGCGCAGGTGTCGCTCATCCTTGACAACAGCACCGGCATCTTCGACACCGAGAACACCGAGGTCATGATCACCCGCCGCTATTACCGCAGCGGCGAGAGCGAATATTATATCAACCGCGAGGCCTGCCGCCTGCGCGATATCAACGAGCTGCTCATGGACACCGGTCTCGGCCGCGACGGGTACTCGATCATCGGGCAGGGTCGCATCGCCGAGATCGTTTCCGGCAAGAGCAACGAGCGCCGCGAGATCTTTGAGGAAGCGGCCGGCATCTCGCGCTACCGCTACCGCAAGGAGGAGTCGGAGCGCAAGCTCGCCCGCACGGAGGAAAACCTCCTGCGCATCAACGACAAGGTCGATGAGCTGGAGCTGCAGGTTGAGCCCCTGCGCAAGCAGGCCGAGACGGCGAAGAAGTATCTCCGATTGCGCGACGAGCTCAAGAGCGCGGAGGTTTCCGTCTGGATGGAGACGCTCGACCGGCTGCACGCGCAGGCTGAGACCGTGAACCGCGATTATCAGACCGCGAAGGAAAACCTCGCCGGCGCGCAGCGTGAGCTCGAGCAGCTCTATGCAGCGTCGGAGAACATCGCGCAGAAGATGCGCGAGAAGGATCTGGAGTCCGAGCGCACACGCGAGCAGATCTCCGAGGCCGAGAGCGCCGCTGCCGAGTGCGAGAGCGCCGCGGCCGTCGTGCGCACGAACCTGCAAAACAGTGCCGACAGCATCGCGCGCCTGCGCGTGGAGGTATCCGAGCAGACTGACCGTGCGGACGCTCTGCAGGCACAGATCGACGCGCAGCAGCGCCGCCTGCAGGAGATCGAGGCCGAAAAGGCGCAGCACGCGCAGGAGATACAATCCGTGCTCGCCGAGATCGACCGCAACGCGGCCTCCTCCGGCGAGGCCGAGCGCGCGTACACGGAGCTGCTCGCCAAAGAGAGCGCGCAGAGCAGCGCGCTGGCCGAGTGCCGCACGCGCATCACGCTCCTGGCGGATAAATCGCAGGAGCTGCTCGATCAGGAAAACGCCGTCGCCACCGCCGCCGCGGAAGCGGCCGAGCATCTGGCGGCGCTTGAGACGCAGCAGCAGGAAAAGCAGACAGCGCAGCAGCAGGCGCGCACCGCGTGCGACGCCCTGCGCGCGGAGCAAAGGGAAAAGGCCCAGCGCCTTTCCGCCTGTGAGCAGGCGCTCACCCGACAGCAGGAGCGGCTGTCCGGTCTGACGGTTGACCTGCGCAGCACCGAGTCGCGCATCCGTATGCTCACGGAGATGGAAAAGGACTTCGAGGGCTACAACCGCGCGGTCAAGGCCGTCATGCACGCGGCCGAAAAGGGGACGCTGCGCGGCGTGCGCGGCCCGGTCGCAAACCTCATCAAGACTGGCGACCGCTACGCCCTCGCCATCGAGACGGCGCTCGGCGCCGCGGCGCAGAACATCGTCGTCGATACGCAAAGCTGCGGCGCGCAGGCCATTGAGCTGCTGCGCCGGCGCGAGACCGGCCGCGCGACGTTCCTGCCGCTCGATACCATCCGTCCGATGCACTTAAACAGCGTGCCGGATCAGGAGCCGGGCTATGTCGGCGTGGCCGATACGCTTGTCACCTGCGCCGCCGCTTACCGCAATATCGTCAGCAATCTCCTCGGCCGCACCGTCGTGGCCGAGACGATGAAAGATGCCATCGCCATCTCCAGGCGCTATGACCACCGCTACCGCATCGTCACGCTCGACGGGCAGCTCGTCAACGCGGGCGGCTCGCTCACCGGCGGCAGCGCCGCCAAGGGCAGCGGCATCCTTTCCCGCGCAAACGAGCTCAAGCGCCTGCGCGCGGCGCTCGACACGCTCACGCTGGAGAAAAAGCAGTGCGAGGCCGAGCTTGAGGACGCGCAGACGGCGCTCGACGCGGCCCATGCGCAGCTCGACACCGTGCAGGCGCAGCTGGAGCAGGCGGTCGAGACGCTGCACAAGGCGGAGTCCGAAGCCGCGCAGGTCGCGCTGCTGAAAAACGCCGCGCAGGAGACCATTGCGGGGCAGAATGCGTCCATCGACGCCTGCCGCGCGCAGCAGAAGGCGAATCAGGATCGCATCGCGGCCGCCCGCGCCGACGCGCTTTCGGCGGAGCAGGCGCTCGCCGCGCTTCGCGCAGAGCGCGACCGGAGCGAGCTGGGCCGCGGCGCGTTTGACCGCCGCCGTCAGGAACTGGCCGATCAGCTGGCCGGCCTGCGGGCGGAGTCGGCGTCTCTGGACGCCGAGCGCGAGACCATCACGCGCACGACGCAACAGATCCACGACCTCTTTGAGGAAATGACCGGCGACCGCACGGCCCGCCTTGCCCAGATCGAGCAGGCCGAGGCCGGCACGCAGCAGCTGCAACAGACCCTGCAGATGCATGAGCGCCGCCTGGCCGAACTGCGCCAGCGCGCCGAAACGCTGCGCAGCGACCTCGCCGCGTGCAGCAGCCGCAAGCTGGAGCTCGAGGGCCAGCGCACCCGCACCGACCGCGACGCGCAGGCACGCAACCGCGACCTGCTGGATATGCAGGGGCTTGTGTCGCGCTTCGAGCAGAAGAAGCTCTCGGCCGACATGGAGGAAAAGCAGATCCTCGATAAACTCTGGGACAATTATGAGCTCAGCCGCACGGCGGCCGAGGCGCTGCGTCAGCCGATCGAGAACATGACGAAGGCCAACCGGCAGATCGCCGAGCTGCGGCGCAATATCGGAGCACTGGGCACGCCGAACCTCGGCGCGATCGACGAATTCACGCGCGTGAACACGCGCTACACCTTCCTTACCGGCCAGCGGGACGACATCCTCAAGGCCAAGCGCGAGCTGACCGGCATCATCGCCGACGTGACGGGGGAGATGGAGGGCATCTTCACCACGCAGTTTCAGGCGATCGACCAGGCGTTCCGCCAGACATTTCTGGAGCTGTTCGGCGGCGGCAAGGCCGCGCTCGTGCTTGAAGACCCGGAGCACGTGCTCGACAGCGGTATTGAGATCAAGGTGCAGCCGCCCGGCAAGGCGCTCTCGACGCTGAGCCTCATGTCCGGCGGCGAGATGGCGTTTGTGGCCATCGCACTCTATTTTGCCATTTTGAAGGTGCGGCCGACGCCGTTTTGCGTCATGGACGAGATCGAGGCTGCGCTCGACGAGGCAAATGTCACGCGCTATGTGCAGTACATGCGCCGCCTCGCCAAGAACACGCAGTTTCTCGTCATTACGCACCGCCGCGGCACCATGGAGGAGGCCGACCATCTGTTCGGCGTGACCATGCAGGAAAAAGGCGTGTCCCGCGTCATCGAGCTTTCGCTGGATGAAGCGGCTAAAACCATATCGTAA
- the rnc gene encoding ribonuclease III: MEALEARLGYTFRDRALLENALMHSSYANENRARGYTSNERLEFLGDSVLGMVTATRLYALYPDMPEGKMSRLRAELVCEQALHGVALTLHLGDYIRLGHGEERSGGRERPSILADAVEAVIAAMYLDGGLEPAQRFILAHILNGLAEGEIHHVEDYKTELQERVQRRAGQTLSYTVCAESGPDHNKTFTMAVLLNGSEIGRGTGRTKKEAEQSAARCALEQMPQ; the protein is encoded by the coding sequence ATGGAGGCGCTGGAGGCCCGCCTGGGCTACACGTTCCGCGACCGGGCGCTGCTGGAGAATGCGCTCATGCACAGCTCCTATGCCAATGAAAACCGCGCGCGGGGCTATACCAGCAACGAGCGGCTCGAGTTTCTAGGCGATTCCGTGCTCGGTATGGTCACGGCGACGCGGCTCTATGCGCTCTATCCCGACATGCCGGAGGGGAAGATGAGCCGCCTGCGTGCCGAGCTCGTCTGCGAGCAGGCGCTGCACGGCGTGGCGCTCACGCTGCATCTGGGCGACTATATCCGCCTCGGCCACGGGGAGGAGCGCAGCGGCGGCAGAGAGCGGCCGTCCATTCTCGCCGACGCGGTGGAGGCGGTCATCGCCGCCATGTATCTTGACGGCGGGCTGGAGCCCGCGCAGCGCTTTATCCTCGCGCACATCCTCAACGGTCTGGCCGAGGGGGAGATCCACCACGTCGAGGACTATAAGACCGAGCTGCAGGAGCGCGTGCAGCGCCGCGCCGGGCAGACGCTTTCCTATACCGTCTGCGCCGAGAGCGGTCCGGACCATAACAAGACATTCACCATGGCCGTGCTGCTCAACGGCAGCGAGATCGGCCGCGGCACCGGCCGCACGAAAAAGGAGGCGGAGCAGTCCGCCGCCCGGTGCGCGCTCGAACAGATGCCGCAATAA
- a CDS encoding YhbY family RNA-binding protein, with product MLTSKQRAQLRGLAATEDTIVHIGKGGITDNIITQMSDALKARELVKGRVLENSLLSAREACDRLAEVCRAEPVQVIGSKFVLYKRNEQKPKIELVKKARK from the coding sequence ATGCTGACAAGTAAACAGCGCGCCCAGCTGCGCGGTCTTGCCGCGACGGAGGACACCATCGTCCACATCGGCAAGGGCGGCATCACGGACAACATCATCACCCAGATGAGCGACGCGCTCAAGGCGCGCGAGCTCGTCAAGGGCCGCGTGCTTGAAAACTCGCTCCTGTCCGCGCGCGAGGCGTGCGACCGGCTCGCCGAGGTCTGCCGCGCAGAACCCGTGCAGGTCATCGGATCGAAGTTTGTGCTCTATAAGCGCAACGAGCAGAAGCCGAAGATCGAGCTCGTGAAAAAGGCACGCAAATGA
- the rsfS gene encoding ribosome silencing factor → MPANELAAVIVKALDAKKGENIQLLKTQDLTTLADYFVICTASSSTHVKTLTDAVEAAADDVGEPVLRREGHRSGSWVLLDYGCVIVHVFQDEARKFYDLERLWSDAEVVDISDMRA, encoded by the coding sequence ATGCCTGCTAACGAGCTTGCTGCGGTCATCGTCAAGGCGCTGGACGCAAAAAAGGGCGAGAACATTCAGCTGCTCAAAACCCAGGACCTGACGACGCTGGCAGACTATTTTGTCATCTGCACGGCCAGCTCCTCGACGCACGTGAAGACCCTGACCGACGCCGTGGAAGCGGCGGCGGACGACGTGGGCGAACCCGTCCTGCGCCGGGAGGGACACCGCAGCGGCAGCTGGGTCCTGCTCGACTATGGCTGTGTGATCGTGCACGTGTTCCAGGACGAGGCCCGCAAGTTTTACGATCTGGAGCGGCTCTGGAGCGACGCGGAGGTCGTGGACATTTCCGATATGCGCGCCTGA